The following proteins are co-located in the Planococcus plakortidis genome:
- a CDS encoding enoyl-CoA hydratase-related protein — MYETIKTELSDGILTLTLNRPDKMNAYTEQMNEELLDFYRKVNDDDEVRVIVVTGAGRAFCAGMDLSDGGSTFASGQSAEEYRDLGGQVSNQVYEVNKPIIAAINGPAVGIGMTMTLPMDIRIVKKDAKIGFVFGRRGIGPEASSGWFLPRIVGIGKALEWTLTGRYIATLEAVEAGLMQYESEDPLAKAYEIARDIVDNTAATSNSFTRQLLWKMLGADHPHESHLAESKFLHWAGNNADADEGIQSFVDKRKAEFSMKASELPDFFGGNK; from the coding sequence TTGTACGAAACCATTAAAACCGAACTTTCGGACGGGATCTTGACATTGACCTTGAACCGCCCCGATAAAATGAATGCCTATACGGAACAAATGAACGAAGAATTATTGGATTTCTATCGCAAAGTGAATGATGACGATGAAGTGCGCGTCATCGTCGTGACCGGAGCAGGCCGGGCGTTTTGTGCCGGAATGGACTTGTCGGACGGCGGCTCGACTTTTGCTTCGGGGCAAAGTGCAGAAGAGTACCGGGACCTCGGCGGCCAGGTCAGCAACCAGGTCTATGAAGTGAACAAACCGATCATTGCCGCGATCAATGGCCCTGCGGTCGGCATCGGCATGACGATGACTTTGCCGATGGATATCCGAATCGTCAAGAAGGATGCGAAGATCGGCTTTGTCTTCGGACGCCGCGGCATCGGCCCGGAAGCATCATCCGGCTGGTTCTTGCCGCGCATTGTCGGCATCGGGAAAGCGCTCGAATGGACATTGACGGGCCGATATATCGCGACTTTGGAAGCGGTTGAAGCGGGGCTTATGCAATATGAATCGGAAGATCCCCTTGCGAAAGCGTATGAAATTGCACGGGATATCGTCGACAACACCGCAGCCACATCCAATAGCTTTACACGCCAATTATTATGGAAGATGCTCGGTGCGGATCATCCGCACGAATCGCATCTGGCGGAGTCGAAATTCCTCCATTGGGCAGGGAACAATGCCGATGCGGATGAAGGCATACAATCCTTTGTCGATAAACGCAAAGCGGAGTTTTCGATGAAAGCGAGCGAGCTTCCGGATTTCTTCGGCGGAAATAAATAA
- a CDS encoding NAD(P)H-dependent flavin oxidoreductase, which translates to MPKLPVIVAPMFLVSTPKMVIESGRAGVIGSFPLLNARPAEECAKWLIEVKEALGDTPWAVNFISHRGSNKRYDEDVELIREHQPPIVITSLGSPAEVLEIVHGYGGLVYSDVANVKHAKKAAQSGVDGLILVCAGAGGHGGTLNPFAFIGAVKKFFDGTIILSGSLSTGQDVAAALLMGADYAYMGTRFLAVEESSAPEDYKQMVIDSSIEDILYTDSFSGVPVNVLIPSLEKQGIDPKTLKPKKDIDLSHLVNAKAWRDIWSAGHGVTTVTKRETVKEVVSQLEREYEEGVKALVRNH; encoded by the coding sequence ATGCCTAAATTGCCAGTTATCGTGGCGCCGATGTTTCTCGTCTCGACACCCAAAATGGTCATCGAGTCAGGGCGAGCCGGGGTCATCGGTTCATTCCCTCTATTGAATGCCCGTCCTGCTGAAGAATGTGCGAAATGGCTCATCGAAGTGAAAGAAGCGCTTGGCGATACTCCGTGGGCTGTCAACTTCATCAGCCACCGCGGCTCGAACAAGCGCTACGACGAAGATGTGGAATTGATCCGCGAGCACCAGCCGCCGATTGTCATCACCTCCCTCGGGTCGCCGGCGGAAGTGCTGGAAATCGTCCATGGATATGGGGGCCTCGTCTATTCCGATGTAGCAAACGTCAAGCATGCGAAAAAAGCGGCGCAAAGTGGCGTGGATGGGTTGATTCTTGTATGCGCAGGGGCTGGCGGGCATGGCGGCACACTCAATCCTTTCGCTTTCATTGGGGCGGTCAAGAAGTTCTTTGACGGCACGATCATCCTGTCGGGTTCTTTGTCCACAGGGCAGGACGTGGCGGCTGCTTTGTTGATGGGCGCGGATTATGCCTATATGGGCACGCGCTTTTTGGCGGTGGAGGAGAGCAGTGCGCCCGAAGACTACAAACAGATGGTCATTGATTCCTCCATCGAAGATATTTTATATACCGACTCGTTCAGCGGTGTCCCTGTGAATGTCCTCATCCCGAGCCTTGAAAAACAAGGCATCGACCCGAAAACCTTAAAGCCCAAAAAAGATATCGACCTATCCCATCTCGTCAACGCCAAGGCGTGGCGCGATATTTGGTCGGCCGGACATGGCGTAACGACGGTGACGAAGCGCGAGACCGTCAAAGAAGTCGTCAGCCAACTGGAGCGGGAATATGAAGAGGGAGTGAAGGCACTTGTACGAAACCATTAA
- a CDS encoding acetyl-CoA C-acetyltransferase, which produces MKHVYLVDGARTAFGAFGGSFANTDATELGTATAVEALKRSKVKAEHVDHVIYGNVIQSNVNGAYLARHIGLNAGVPQEVPALTLNRLCGSGAQAVVSAAQHILLGEADIVLAGGAENMSMSPYANFTQRFSKAKMGPMQFEDMLLATLTDQYTGSGMGMTAEKLAEQYDISREAQDEFAVESNQRAAKAATGGQFDEEIVGVEVKTRKGTVVVDKDEHIKPDANTEGLSKLRPSFKKDGSVTAGNASGINDGAASLVVAGEAAVQKHGLSPVARIVSWHVAGVDPTIMGIGPVPAIRRALEKAELTIDDIDLVEVNEAFAAQYLAVEKELGLDRSKVNVNGGAIALGHPVGASGARILLSAAYELKRRGGKYAVASLCIGGGQGIAVVIEHA; this is translated from the coding sequence ATGAAACATGTATATCTGGTAGATGGCGCGAGAACGGCGTTCGGGGCTTTTGGAGGGTCGTTTGCGAATACTGATGCGACGGAACTCGGAACAGCGACAGCAGTGGAAGCACTCAAAAGGTCGAAGGTCAAGGCAGAACATGTGGATCATGTCATTTACGGAAACGTCATCCAGTCGAATGTAAACGGGGCGTATCTTGCACGTCATATCGGATTGAATGCGGGCGTGCCCCAGGAAGTGCCTGCTCTGACATTGAACCGCCTTTGCGGGTCCGGTGCGCAGGCGGTCGTGTCCGCAGCACAGCATATCCTGCTGGGTGAAGCGGATATCGTTCTGGCGGGCGGCGCAGAGAATATGTCGATGTCGCCTTATGCGAATTTCACGCAGCGTTTCAGCAAAGCGAAGATGGGGCCGATGCAGTTTGAAGACATGCTTCTCGCGACATTGACCGATCAATACACGGGCAGCGGCATGGGCATGACGGCCGAGAAACTGGCGGAGCAATACGATATTTCCCGTGAAGCCCAGGATGAATTCGCGGTCGAATCAAACCAGCGGGCGGCTAAAGCCGCGACGGGCGGGCAGTTCGACGAAGAGATCGTCGGAGTCGAAGTGAAAACGCGCAAAGGCACAGTGGTGGTCGATAAAGACGAACATATTAAACCCGATGCCAATACGGAAGGCTTGTCGAAACTGCGCCCTTCTTTCAAGAAAGACGGCTCCGTGACAGCGGGCAATGCTTCCGGCATCAACGACGGCGCTGCGTCTCTTGTGGTGGCAGGGGAAGCTGCCGTCCAAAAGCATGGCTTATCGCCTGTGGCGCGCATCGTGTCATGGCATGTCGCCGGCGTCGACCCAACGATCATGGGCATCGGTCCGGTTCCGGCCATCCGGCGCGCGCTTGAAAAAGCGGAGCTGACAATCGATGATATCGATTTGGTTGAAGTGAATGAAGCGTTCGCTGCCCAGTATTTGGCAGTGGAAAAAGAACTTGGGCTCGATCGTTCGAAAGTGAACGTCAACGGCGGGGCAATTGCGCTTGGCCATCCGGTCGGCGCAAGCGGTGCGCGCATCTTGCTGTCGGCGGCTTACGAACTGAAACGCCGCGGCGGGAAATATGCAGTCGCGAGCCTTTGCATCGGCGGCGGACAGGGAATCGCGGTGGTGATCGAGCATGCCTAA
- a CDS encoding quinone oxidoreductase family protein, whose amino-acid sequence MKAIIAETTGPPEVLKLQEVPKPTAKDHEVLIKVKAVSVNFADIKARLGQYHGVAANEPFTPGLDCAGIVEATGSAVTGLSAGDRVRAFPASGSYAEYVVASDQLVYKIPDSVSFEEAAATLTVGITAYNVLHEVARIQPGESVLIHAAAGGIGTTAIQLAELAGISEIYGTVGSEEKMKVVEDLGAIAVNYRENNFAEVVAELTGGKGVDIILDTIAGENFERSLDILAPFGRIVSFGHANEGSVPGNVKTDELHSSCRAVLGYSTGTYRKQRPGFLKNAEAAISELLEQRQLNVSITGRYPLEQAAQAHALMESRKSTGKLVLLP is encoded by the coding sequence ATGAAAGCGATCATTGCAGAAACGACTGGCCCTCCTGAAGTGTTGAAGCTTCAGGAAGTGCCGAAACCGACAGCGAAAGACCATGAAGTGCTCATCAAAGTTAAAGCGGTCAGCGTCAATTTTGCCGATATTAAAGCACGCCTTGGCCAGTATCACGGTGTGGCTGCAAACGAGCCATTCACGCCGGGGCTGGATTGCGCGGGCATTGTAGAAGCAACCGGCAGCGCAGTCACCGGCTTATCTGCAGGTGACCGTGTGCGGGCATTCCCGGCTTCTGGGTCCTATGCGGAATATGTCGTCGCCTCTGACCAGCTTGTCTACAAGATTCCGGACAGCGTCTCCTTTGAGGAAGCGGCAGCGACTTTGACTGTCGGCATTACCGCCTATAATGTGTTGCACGAAGTCGCCCGGATACAGCCAGGTGAATCGGTTTTGATTCACGCAGCAGCCGGCGGCATCGGCACGACCGCGATCCAATTGGCGGAACTTGCCGGCATATCGGAAATCTACGGAACGGTCGGCAGTGAAGAGAAAATGAAAGTGGTGGAAGACCTTGGCGCGATTGCAGTCAATTACCGTGAGAATAACTTCGCGGAAGTGGTCGCTGAACTGACAGGCGGCAAAGGTGTGGACATTATCTTAGATACGATCGCCGGTGAAAACTTCGAGCGTAGCCTGGATATTCTGGCACCGTTCGGCCGTATTGTGTCATTTGGCCATGCCAATGAAGGCTCTGTTCCGGGCAATGTTAAAACAGACGAACTTCATTCAAGTTGCCGGGCGGTACTCGGGTACAGTACTGGCACTTACCGCAAGCAGCGTCCAGGATTTTTGAAGAATGCAGAAGCGGCCATCAGCGAACTGCTTGAACAGCGTCAATTGAACGTGTCGATCACCGGCCGCTATCCGCTTGAACAGGCAGCGCAAGCCCATGCACTTATGGAAAGCCGGAAAAGTACAGGGAAACTGGTATTGCTTCCTTAA
- a CDS encoding short-chain fatty acid transporter, whose product MANGKNNERDPVLEKQQNNPLAKVANVFAKIAEKWLPDAFVFAVLLTAIAFIAGVFFTDSGPIDMMRHWGDGMWGLLTFTAQIITTFVLSYALALTPTVSRALEKIAGIPKGPNSAILMVTFTALGASLISWAFGLVVAGIIAKLVAKKVHDVDYRVLVAAGYSGFLIWEGGLSSSPALFVATAGHVFEGDIGIVPISETLLSAVNIAIVVILFFTLPFVMRFIHPRNPEDRYLVDPARLEEPVTEEAPQDHEDYPNDKIEKSRLIPLIGGFLGLSYLINHFYMNGFSLDLNTVNLIFLTAALLMFANVRELAAGLLKSVSSVGQFVLQYPFYAGIMGMLGASGLAVMMSNFFIDISNETTLPLFTFLSAGILNIFIPSGGGQWAVQAPIMLPAALEMGVDPAKIVMAVAWGDSWTNMIQPFWAIPLLAIAGLKIRDIMGYTMIALIYGGLVIGACLLIF is encoded by the coding sequence ATGGCAAATGGAAAAAACAATGAGAGAGATCCAGTTTTAGAGAAACAGCAGAACAACCCGCTCGCCAAAGTAGCGAATGTGTTCGCCAAAATCGCCGAAAAATGGCTCCCGGATGCATTCGTATTCGCGGTGTTGCTGACGGCGATTGCATTCATTGCAGGGGTCTTCTTTACAGATTCAGGACCGATCGACATGATGCGCCACTGGGGAGACGGCATGTGGGGCCTTTTGACTTTTACAGCACAGATCATCACGACTTTCGTATTGAGTTATGCGCTGGCCTTGACGCCGACCGTTTCCAGGGCGCTTGAAAAGATTGCCGGCATTCCTAAAGGGCCGAATTCCGCCATTTTAATGGTGACCTTCACGGCACTTGGCGCATCTCTTATCAGCTGGGCTTTTGGCCTTGTCGTAGCGGGCATTATTGCGAAACTGGTCGCAAAGAAAGTGCACGACGTCGATTACCGTGTACTCGTAGCTGCGGGATATTCAGGATTTTTAATCTGGGAAGGCGGCTTGTCTTCTTCCCCGGCACTTTTTGTGGCGACCGCAGGGCATGTGTTTGAAGGGGATATTGGAATTGTGCCGATTTCGGAAACGCTGCTTTCTGCAGTGAATATTGCCATTGTGGTGATCCTGTTCTTCACACTTCCTTTCGTCATGCGCTTTATCCATCCGCGCAATCCGGAAGACCGCTATTTGGTGGATCCGGCGCGTTTGGAAGAGCCAGTTACAGAAGAGGCACCGCAAGATCATGAGGATTATCCGAATGACAAAATCGAGAAATCCCGCCTCATCCCATTGATCGGCGGATTCCTCGGCTTAAGCTATTTGATCAACCATTTCTACATGAATGGCTTCTCGCTCGATTTAAATACCGTCAACTTGATCTTCTTGACGGCTGCGCTTCTCATGTTCGCCAATGTCCGTGAACTGGCGGCAGGATTGTTGAAATCCGTCAGCAGTGTCGGCCAGTTCGTGCTGCAATACCCGTTCTATGCGGGAATCATGGGCATGCTCGGAGCGTCGGGGCTAGCTGTCATGATGTCGAATTTCTTCATTGATATTTCGAATGAAACGACATTGCCGCTGTTTACGTTCCTGTCTGCCGGAATTTTGAACATCTTCATCCCGTCAGGCGGCGGCCAATGGGCAGTCCAGGCACCGATCATGCTGCCGGCAGCGCTTGAAATGGGCGTCGATCCGGCGAAAATCGTCATGGCGGTAGCGTGGGGCGACAGCTGGACGAATATGATCCAGCCATTCTGGGCGATTCCGCTGCTAGCGATTGCCGGCTTGAAAATCCGCGACATCATGGGCTACACGATGATCGCTTTGATTTACGGTGGTTTGGTCATCGGAGCCTGCCTGCTGATTTTCTAG
- a CDS encoding SDR family NAD(P)-dependent oxidoreductase: protein MEEFTYPSFDLTGKKALVTGGSKGIGLAIASGLAHAGAKVLITGRDETVLKEVADEMNSREMDVSWKSADVTSKQAVAELFDFIDSDFGGVDILVNNAGMNIRKPLVEVEEEDWDKVLGTNLKGIFLVGQQAAKRMIGQKSGCIINISSIMGQVGNPLQTSYAASKGGINQLTKVWAAELAEHNIRVNALAPAYIKTPMTEPFLKDPERLEKLVSRTMLKRMGEAGEMIGPALFLASEASSYVTGQILYVDGGWTAN, encoded by the coding sequence TTGGAGGAGTTTACATACCCAAGCTTCGATCTGACGGGGAAAAAAGCGCTCGTCACTGGAGGCAGCAAAGGCATCGGCCTGGCAATTGCATCCGGGCTCGCCCATGCAGGTGCGAAAGTGCTCATCACCGGGCGCGATGAAACCGTGCTTAAGGAAGTGGCGGATGAAATGAATAGCCGCGAAATGGATGTTTCCTGGAAATCGGCAGACGTGACTTCCAAACAAGCCGTCGCCGAGTTATTCGACTTCATCGACTCGGATTTCGGGGGAGTGGACATTCTCGTCAATAACGCCGGAATGAATATACGAAAGCCCTTGGTGGAAGTGGAGGAAGAAGACTGGGACAAAGTGCTCGGCACCAATCTAAAAGGCATCTTCCTGGTCGGCCAGCAAGCGGCGAAGCGGATGATCGGCCAGAAAAGCGGCTGCATCATCAATATTTCATCCATCATGGGGCAAGTCGGCAATCCGCTCCAGACGAGTTATGCGGCGAGTAAAGGCGGGATCAATCAATTGACGAAAGTATGGGCAGCGGAACTCGCGGAACATAACATCCGCGTCAACGCCTTGGCGCCCGCTTACATCAAGACGCCGATGACAGAACCGTTCCTGAAAGATCCGGAGCGGCTGGAAAAATTGGTCAGCAGGACCATGTTGAAGCGGATGGGCGAAGCGGGCGAGATGATCGGGCCGGCTTTATTCCTGGCTTCGGAAGCATCCAGCTATGTGACGGGGCAGATTCTTTATGTAGATGGCGGATGGACCGCCAATTAG
- a CDS encoding MaoC/PaaZ C-terminal domain-containing protein, whose protein sequence is MAQKLPDIHKQALAPIDMVRYSGASGDFNEIHTVPKVARSKGLKEPIVHGMLLMGWAADAIEEWFPERKLKKFTVRFVGMAHAGEAFVIEGMLTTGNAGELQIKDASGAGKLVGSFEMD, encoded by the coding sequence ATGGCACAGAAGTTGCCGGACATCCATAAACAAGCGCTCGCACCGATTGACATGGTGCGTTATTCAGGTGCTTCAGGCGATTTTAATGAAATCCATACGGTTCCGAAAGTCGCCCGCAGCAAAGGGTTGAAGGAGCCGATTGTCCATGGGATGTTGTTGATGGGATGGGCTGCAGATGCCATCGAAGAGTGGTTTCCTGAAAGGAAGCTGAAGAAATTCACCGTGCGCTTTGTCGGCATGGCGCACGCAGGTGAGGCATTTGTCATTGAAGGGATGCTGACGACGGGCAATGCTGGAGAGTTGCAGATCAAAGATGCTTCCGGCGCAGGCAAGCTCGTCGGGAGCTTTGAAATGGACTGA
- a CDS encoding FAS1-like dehydratase domain-containing protein, whose protein sequence is MEEEFHYVPFRVEAGKIREFALALGLKNPVYFSTEAAVNAGYRDIPAPPTYTTVIDFWNERDFYQLFATWGLDPNDILHGEQSFEYAQDIISGDVISATAVLVDRFDKQDKRFYQIETTYRNQDNEVVRIGRSTLIERREQHGTEVAGHP, encoded by the coding sequence ATGGAAGAGGAATTTCATTATGTGCCGTTTCGCGTCGAAGCCGGCAAGATCCGGGAGTTCGCATTGGCACTCGGTTTAAAGAATCCGGTTTATTTCAGCACGGAAGCCGCAGTAAATGCGGGATATCGGGATATACCGGCACCGCCTACGTACACGACAGTCATCGATTTCTGGAATGAACGGGATTTCTATCAACTGTTCGCGACCTGGGGACTGGATCCGAATGATATTCTGCACGGTGAGCAAAGTTTCGAGTACGCACAGGACATCATCAGCGGGGATGTCATTTCAGCGACAGCCGTGCTGGTTGATCGATTCGATAAACAAGACAAGCGCTTTTACCAGATCGAAACGACATACCGCAATCAAGACAACGAAGTGGTCCGCATCGGGCGGTCAACTTTAATCGAAAGGCGGGAGCAGCATGGCACAGAAGTTGCCGGACATCCATAA
- a CDS encoding phosphotransferase family protein, whose translation MSEATPRTKKTQEVDWKKVERFLRNEIPELPEGEMAVRQFSEGYSNLTYLLQIGDWEGVLRRPPFGEIPPKAHDMEREFKMLEKVHPVFPLAPKPYVYCEDPEVMDKHFYVMEKKQGLVIDEELPEVYGSPEQAGPVISKNVISTLVQLQAIDYKEAGLADMGKPEGFMERQVKGWIKRYHNAKTDEIDGLEELEQWLTANIPVNEETTIVHNDFKLNNMVIDEENPGLATGVLDWELSTIGDPLSDVGSTLAYWGQAEDADIGINIISSQPGFYSRKEFVEEYAKQSGRDMSNINYYLAFGFYKLAGILQQIYYRWKNGEIEDERFRYLNKAVANLIDMANRTRRGEVL comes from the coding sequence ATGAGCGAGGCAACACCGAGAACGAAAAAAACACAGGAAGTCGATTGGAAAAAAGTCGAGCGTTTCCTGCGGAATGAAATCCCGGAGTTGCCGGAAGGCGAGATGGCAGTCCGGCAATTTTCCGAAGGTTATTCGAATCTCACATACCTGCTGCAGATCGGGGACTGGGAAGGCGTCTTGAGGCGCCCGCCATTTGGGGAGATCCCGCCCAAAGCGCACGATATGGAGCGTGAATTCAAGATGCTCGAAAAAGTGCATCCGGTCTTCCCGCTGGCACCTAAACCATACGTATATTGCGAGGATCCCGAAGTGATGGATAAGCATTTTTACGTCATGGAGAAAAAGCAGGGGCTCGTCATCGATGAAGAACTCCCCGAAGTTTACGGAAGCCCCGAACAAGCCGGGCCGGTCATTTCGAAAAATGTCATCTCGACATTGGTCCAGCTGCAGGCGATCGATTACAAAGAAGCCGGACTCGCCGATATGGGTAAACCGGAAGGATTCATGGAGCGCCAAGTGAAAGGCTGGATCAAACGCTACCATAATGCCAAAACCGATGAAATCGACGGGCTTGAAGAGTTGGAACAATGGCTCACGGCGAATATTCCCGTCAATGAAGAAACGACGATCGTCCATAATGACTTCAAATTGAACAATATGGTCATTGATGAAGAAAATCCGGGCCTGGCCACGGGCGTGCTCGACTGGGAATTGTCGACGATCGGTGATCCGCTGAGCGATGTCGGGTCGACTTTAGCTTATTGGGGGCAGGCGGAAGATGCGGATATCGGCATCAATATCATCTCGAGCCAGCCAGGCTTTTACAGCCGCAAGGAATTTGTGGAAGAGTATGCGAAACAAAGCGGGCGTGATATGTCGAACATCAACTATTACCTGGCGTTCGGGTTTTATAAATTGGCCGGGATTTTGCAGCAAATCTATTACCGCTGGAAAAATGGTGAAATCGAGGACGAACGTTTCCGCTATTTGAACAAGGCAGTTGCGAACCTGATCGATATGGCGAACCGGACACGCAGGGGCGAAGTGTTGTGA
- a CDS encoding 3-hydroxybutyryl-CoA dehydrogenase, whose protein sequence is MERLAVIGAGTMGNGIAQVGAEGGMDVILYDLDPAGLERGMQRIDKTLRRNVEKGRMDEEQRQAIWERIRPSTDIDDLKEMDIVIEAIIEKLEPKKELFAKLDRICKAETIFATNTSGLSITEMAASSGRSAQVVGMHFFNPVPIMKLVEIIRAEQTSDETFEQAHEIAERFNKTAISVKEAPLFAVNRILTPMINEAVFVLMEGIASAEDIDKGMELGANHPIGPLALADLIGLDTMLFVAETLYEETKDSKYRPAPLMKQYVRAGKLGRKSGEGFFKYE, encoded by the coding sequence ATGGAGCGGTTGGCAGTAATCGGCGCTGGCACAATGGGGAACGGAATCGCGCAAGTCGGCGCGGAAGGCGGCATGGACGTCATTTTATATGACCTCGATCCGGCAGGGCTTGAACGCGGAATGCAGCGCATCGACAAAACGCTGCGGCGAAATGTCGAGAAAGGGCGCATGGACGAAGAACAGCGGCAAGCGATCTGGGAGCGGATTCGCCCGAGTACGGATATCGATGATTTGAAAGAGATGGACATCGTCATCGAAGCGATCATCGAAAAACTCGAACCGAAAAAGGAATTATTCGCCAAGCTCGACCGCATCTGCAAAGCGGAGACGATCTTTGCGACGAATACCTCTGGGCTCAGCATTACAGAGATGGCCGCAAGCTCAGGGCGCAGCGCACAAGTCGTCGGGATGCATTTCTTCAATCCGGTGCCGATCATGAAACTGGTCGAAATCATCCGGGCTGAACAGACAAGCGACGAAACCTTTGAGCAGGCGCATGAAATCGCAGAGCGCTTCAACAAGACCGCGATTTCCGTGAAGGAAGCGCCATTGTTTGCGGTAAACCGGATCTTGACGCCGATGATCAACGAAGCGGTCTTTGTGTTGATGGAAGGCATCGCTTCAGCTGAAGATATCGATAAAGGCATGGAGCTCGGCGCGAACCACCCGATCGGCCCGCTGGCGTTAGCTGATTTGATCGGGCTCGACACCATGCTGTTCGTGGCCGAAACACTTTATGAGGAAACGAAAGACTCGAAATACAGGCCGGCGCCTTTGATGAAACAATATGTACGCGCGGGCAAGCTCGGCAGAAAGTCGGGAGAAGGATTCTTTAAATACGAATGA
- a CDS encoding enoyl-CoA hydratase/isomerase family protein, giving the protein MANHWDSVHLEITDSIGVVTLDHQPLNVLNDAVLEQLEQVIDALQDTEVRAVVLRSASAKAFAAGADISQFPELTKMSGIELVEKGKRIFDKLTEGKAPVICAVHGLALGAGLELALACDIRIAEQNAKMGLPETGLGILPGYGGTQRLSRLVGPGKAKELILSGVWLNGQEAYEARLVERVVPEGQAFETAYAMAEKIAAKGPLAVAFAKEAIDEGYDLPLSEAQFLETRMFAKLVGTEDMDEGVQAFNEKRKPNFNGK; this is encoded by the coding sequence ATGGCAAATCATTGGGATTCGGTACATCTGGAAATAACTGATTCCATCGGCGTGGTCACCCTCGATCACCAGCCGCTCAATGTACTGAATGATGCGGTGCTGGAACAGCTGGAACAAGTGATTGACGCTCTCCAGGACACAGAAGTGAGGGCGGTCGTGCTGCGTTCGGCAAGCGCCAAGGCATTCGCTGCCGGCGCAGACATCAGCCAGTTTCCGGAACTGACGAAAATGAGCGGAATCGAATTGGTGGAAAAAGGAAAGAGGATTTTCGACAAGCTGACGGAAGGGAAAGCCCCTGTCATCTGCGCAGTCCACGGCTTGGCGCTTGGTGCCGGCCTGGAACTGGCACTTGCCTGCGACATACGCATTGCCGAACAAAACGCAAAAATGGGGCTGCCTGAAACGGGTCTTGGCATATTGCCGGGATATGGCGGAACACAGCGGCTTTCCCGTCTGGTCGGACCTGGAAAAGCTAAGGAACTCATCCTCTCGGGAGTCTGGCTCAACGGGCAGGAAGCATATGAAGCCCGGCTTGTAGAACGGGTGGTGCCGGAGGGGCAAGCGTTTGAAACAGCTTATGCGATGGCTGAAAAAATCGCTGCAAAAGGGCCGCTTGCAGTCGCTTTCGCAAAAGAAGCGATTGATGAAGGATATGATTTGCCGCTATCCGAAGCGCAATTTTTGGAAACGCGGATGTTTGCGAAGCTGGTCGGGACAGAGGACATGGATGAAGGGGTTCAAGCGTTCAATGAAAAACGCAAACCGAATTTCAACGGTAAATGA
- a CDS encoding 2-phosphosulfolactate phosphatase: MRKIHVITQKEAVREERLTGCTAAVIDVFLATSTIIFLLDRNYEPVHAVLGGEQALELSKLQEAEHLLLGESKGEGLEGFEYPDPCALEHTAERQAAIICSTNGTIAIEKAKQAKRLYISSLVNGHRVAERIHQEEGGSSIVLVCSGNDDRFSMEDFIGAGQLVEHLDTRGGYELSDAAKLAQKAYRSSLAEGFSELLDSETSDLLKRFNFPEAAEFVIRHHEKLDVVPVYEGGMIIKECERMRNSE; the protein is encoded by the coding sequence ATGAGAAAAATTCACGTCATTACCCAGAAGGAAGCAGTGAGGGAAGAGCGGCTTACGGGATGTACAGCCGCAGTGATCGATGTGTTCCTAGCGACATCGACGATCATCTTCCTGCTGGACCGTAATTACGAGCCAGTGCATGCAGTCCTCGGAGGCGAGCAGGCGCTTGAATTGTCGAAGTTACAGGAGGCAGAGCATCTTCTGCTCGGCGAATCGAAAGGGGAAGGGCTCGAAGGCTTTGAGTACCCTGATCCATGCGCACTGGAACACACTGCGGAGCGGCAGGCGGCAATCATTTGTTCGACGAACGGCACGATCGCCATCGAAAAAGCAAAACAAGCAAAGCGATTATACATTTCTTCATTGGTGAATGGCCATCGTGTAGCGGAGCGCATCCATCAGGAAGAGGGCGGCTCATCGATCGTGCTCGTCTGCTCGGGAAACGACGACCGTTTCTCGATGGAAGATTTTATCGGTGCCGGGCAACTGGTCGAACATCTCGACACCCGGGGAGGCTACGAGCTATCGGATGCCGCGAAGCTTGCGCAAAAAGCATACCGCAGTTCTCTTGCGGAAGGCTTCAGCGAACTGCTGGACAGCGAAACGTCGGATTTGCTCAAGCGCTTTAATTTCCCCGAAGCGGCAGAGTTCGTCATCCGCCATCACGAAAAGCTGGATGTGGTGCCGGTCTATGAAGGCGGCATGATCATCAAGGAATGCGAACGGATGAGAAATAGTGAATAA